A stretch of DNA from Anopheles ziemanni chromosome 3, idAnoZiCoDA_A2_x.2, whole genome shotgun sequence:
atttgcaaatattttacgCTACATAATGCCGGCCACGCATTTGCAtggctttttcatttttcgggATTTTTACAGAAATGTACGTGACTATACaaattttatgtaaaaatacataaatcgCAAGTAACGAAAAGCTATATTTCGACCAGTACGaattaaatcattttcaagAAACAAAGGTGCAAGGTACCAACACTATGTAactgtttttcctttgaaatatgttaatcATTTCACTATATTCATATTCTTTTATCCTTGAgctattttaaataatagtCCCCTACGAAACATTTCCTCTTTACAGTTTTGGGTTTAATAATTTCAATGAATTCATTGTACTCCCTTCAAACCCCCTTTCTAAAACAGTCCTCTTATGGAACATTATCACTGGCAAATACGGTACAAACGCCGAGGGCGAACCACGTAAGGTGTAATTTTATTGCCCCCGCGCATATCATTTAAGGATCCCGTAAGCTAACCTTATCCCCGGAATCGTCACGGCTTCCCGGGGTTTGAACAATGGGGCTCACAAATCGTCCCGGGCCGTTACCGGGCCCCGAAAAGTGGCCGCAAATGCGAAATGAATTGGTCACCGCACGGCTTTATGGTACTTGTGGGCTTTTAGTCGCAAATTTTACGATCTTCAAAGCCTACATAAGCGACCGGTGCCACCCCCGGGGCGAGGAGGCCTAAAGAGGCTGCCAGCGAACTTTTGTAAGGCGGCCATCGCCGGTCGTTTTTCCGTTTGCTTCGGCCACCCCCGCCGTCGGGCAGTGAGGATACGTCATTAGTCATCCGGTCGCGCTCGTTCAGATTATGTTGTGCTCATTTCAGTTGTGCCGGCCGTGCTGGGACTGACGGCGGCCGCCATACTGGCCGTGACGGCGTGCTTCTGCGCCCGTCGCTTCCGGCGGCAGAACAAGAAGACCAACCACGAGGCGTCGTCGCTGCCCTTCCAGCCACCGCGCCCCCCGAAGGCGGTCCGCTCGCCGAGTGGCCAACCGCCGCAGTATCTGAAGAAGTCCCCGTCGCCGACGAGCGTCAAACCGCTGCCGGGCCACCTACCGGCACAGTCCCCGACCGAGCAGGCGACCGTGGTCACGACCACCACGACGAGCGTCGTCCCGCCGACCAAGTACACCGAGGAGAACGAGCTCATCCCCAAGAACGCCCAGCTGGAACCGAAGTCGCCGGATGTGTCGGAGATGGGCGACCCGGTGACGGCCGAGCTGAACGGCGACGGCACCGAGCACGGCAAGCTGGGTGCGATCGTGTTCAAGCTACGCTTCCTGGCAGATCGGAGCGCGCTGGTCGTGTCGGTTGTGCGGTGCCGCGGACTGCCCGGAAAGAACCATGGCTCCGGTGCCGCCGAGCTGTCCCCCATGCCGGCCGGAACACTCTGCAATGGCAGTGCAAACGGCAAGCAAACGGCCACCGATCCGTACGTgaagctgcagctgctgcccGACAAGCAGCATAAGGTGAAAACAAGGTAAGTTTCCCAACGGGGGCGAAAAGCACCAACCAAGCTTAttgtgaaataaaagaaaagaagaatggGCAACATAAATGACCAACTTTTCCAAACACCCCGAACCTTACGTTTCATGGGGAGGCACCTAAATGGGGAGAGAAAAatagggagaaaaaaacaaaacacaaccctCCATCAACCTGAAGGTCAGCAAACGACAAAGGCGAGTCCCGGCACTGTTGCCAGAAGGCACACAAGAGATGAGCATTGGACAAACCGTGTTTCGCCAGCGAGAGATAAAATGGCGTGGAAATGGCAACAGCTGTGGCGTTAAATATAGCTAAAAAtggtgaaacttttttttccggcCTCGGCAGGAAACGACGGTGCTGGAATTGAAAAGTAATCCACTTAGTCAGCAATGCTGGTTTGCGGTGGAGAGAAGCATAttcgttgtgttttgttcttcAGTTTGGACATTTCTAGGGGAAATGGGATGATGGgttccaaaaataaatactaaTGTCTTCGGTATCCGGAGGCTCTGCCAAGGGCAAGGAACCGTCGGAATGGGTGCCCTTTTTTTCGGGTGGTGTACGAAATGGTTAAATGCTCAtccgttttccgtttgttcgTCTACGATCTTCGCAGGGTTTTGCGCAACACCCGCAATCCGGTGTACGATGAGGACTTTACCTTCTACGGGCTGACGCTGACCGAACTGGCCGGAATGTCGCTGCACTTTGTGGTGCTGAGCTTCGACCGCTACAGCCGGGACGACGTCATTGGCGAGGTGGTGTGCCCGCTGAGCGGCATCGACCTGCAGCAGATCGAGAACCAGCAGGTGGCGCTGAGCCGCGAGATCCAACCCCGCAGCCTGAAAATCCGTGCGCAGGGCCGTGGTGAGCTGTTGATTTCACTCTGCTGGCAACCGGCTGCGGCCCGCCTAACCGTGGTGCTGCTGAAGGCACGCAATCTGCCCCGCATGGACGTGACCGGACTGGCCGATCCGTACGTGAAGATCTACCTGCTCTACAATGGCCAGCGAAttgcgaagaagaaaacgcacGTCAAGAAGCGAACGCTCAGCCCGGTATTCAACGAGAGCTTCGCGTTCGACATTCCCACCACCGAGGGGGCCGGGGCTTCGCTGGACGGCGTTTCGCTCGAGCTGATGCTGCTGGACTGGGACCGGGTGACCAAGAACGAGGTGATCGGACGCCTGGAGCTAGGTGGACCGCGCAGCAATGGGTCGGCACTGAACCACTGGAAGGAGGTGTGCAACTCACCGCGCCGCCAGATTGCCGATTGGCACAAGTTGCGGGAGTAAGCGGGCTCTAGGGGAACCTACAGCACGGAGAAGGGTCCGGTCGGGTTGAAAACAACCTAACTAAACACTTTTGAGAATGGCGTTAAATCGGTTGACACGCAGATGAATCACTTAAACGAACTGAAGCATCAACTGGAGGCGCGGCTATGCAGTGGACATGAGAAGCTTTCTACATTCATTATTCATTACAAGAAGAATCCTCGAAAGTCCAGAAACCAAAGTCAATCGGAGAGGTATTTAAATGCACCAAATGTAAACCAACCTTTTTATCCCAACCATTTCCCACACGATAGCGGGTCGGGCAATTGGGACGACACAGGATTCATGTCACCATCAACACAATCAGACTATTTCCGCCTTGTGAATCCACAGCATTTCAGCCGTCGATATAAAGTAGTAAAAAATAGCTTTCGGTGGGCTAGCGTAGGGCCGCTTGCCTAGCAGGACACATGCACGCACCAGCAACCTGGATAGCTAAGCGCAACCATGTGTTTGAACACTTATGAAGTCTATTAATGCAAAAACCACAGGATGCATACACTAACGGAAACGAAGTGACGGAAGaatacaatcaaatcaaacactaGGCAAGAGCTTTTGACCATTACAACAGGAGGATGGCGGACGGGGCCAGTCAGTGAATGCTTATCTTGGCCCCAAACACATGCAACATTCAAGAAGGGCCGTTTGGATGATCTTTTTAATTTGAGACCAACATTTATCGCGACGCAATCGAATatgtttcaacaatatttcCTTGGATGAAAAGCAAATTTATGAGAATGGATCTTCTTCCCAGGACCTTGAACTATATGACCTCTGCTTAAGCACTGTGCAGAAAGCAGAAAAATAAGTCCCCATTCTTCTAGTAGAGCAGAAACAGAGTACACCCCAACGAAAGTATTAACAAAATTGCATAAAACCAATGATGAGAATCTCAAACCAGTGTCCATCAGAGTATATATTAGAAACATCGTATTTATTCTACCGTAGAAAGCGAGCAACAGGCAAGCAAACTGGACTACATAAACATTCTATATGAGAACAGCAATTATAGTCAATGCTTAGGAATTCCACTGAAGCTGTAATTTCTGACAAAAAATTCATAAACATGAGAAACACAATGTATTGCATGGCTCTTTGTAAAAGAGCCAAAGGACACCACTAGTTTAGGAGTATAAGGatgcagtgataagtgttacCAAAGGCTTGATCGAGGCAAAGGGTTTGTAGGATCGATCGCGCATCCGTGAGACCGTGTCGTTGTACGGTCTAATATGGTAAATGCGGAGTGAGTGCTTGTGCGAAAATTAAAACTACAATTGTATTGTTTTAGCTTGGCGCAACTTTTTTAGGTGACGATTTGTTGTTCTTATCAACTCCATCTGTTAACCGTTGGTTTAGTTCCTCAAGTCGTTTTTTATATCAACCAAAAAtatggtttaaaataaaatctagCCTCTTTGTACATACATCACCAACCATTGGGGTTGGTTAATAGCCATTCCTTTCAGTTTCAGTTATTTAAGTACTACAAAGGCGTACAAATTCGCaccgaaaaaaatcaaacaacgtagaataTGCTGTGAATAAATAGGGCATTAGTGTTTAGTTTTGGATGTAGCTTTTCTAACGAATGAGGTTAGACGCTTAATTTGCTGGATGAATTGGAGATTCCGAACAGAGACAGGAAAGATGAAGACAGCAGGTCGCAGATTAGTTTTGGTTAATTTGTGCAAACTTAAGCAGAGCGAGTATCGCAACCGATCAAGtaagaaacaaaatttaaaattgcatACAAATCTGTTCagaacataaatttaattgaaatggaAAGATAGATTGCATTTAAGCTCCAAGAAAAAGGCactcaaaaataaaactacatggGAATGAGTCTGTACTAGAGGTTAGACGCATCAAGAAGGAATGTCTTAACCACTGAATATCTATCTTAGCTGCATAGTGTTGAATCTGGAATACTGTTACGACATTAAATTAATGACGGTTGATTCggttttaagcaccttatgaAATGTAAGTGGGTTGTAAATTAAAAGCTCACCTATTGGAACACCCATAATGCTAATGTggaacatgaaaaatgatttgattttcaCGCGTGTAAGTTTACTGCGGATCGCATGCTACTTTAGTTCACTAGTTGTTATTAATGgtttagatttaaaaaaagtgaatattccaacaacagagaTCGACGAAATGATCACTTCAAAGTAGAGACTAGACGCAACTGCTAGGCAGATTGGAAATGGTCATCGATAATTCCGCTGTGTGAATGtatatatacatataacaAAGCTATGCTCTATTTTATGTTATGAAATCAGTACAATATAAAGTGGTATAATAAAAtcttaaaaacgaaaaatgcttTGTCTCGTCTTTTCACATTCTACGATGATGGTCTAACTTTGTCATCGCTTTCAGTGTCGTGCTCGTCCTTAAAATTATCCGCTCGCTTCAGCAGTCGGTTCAATCGACGGCCAATCAGTTTGGGATATTGGTTGTGGCGGATGAGAAACTCCTTGGACTGGTGTGTGACCGCTCCGTTTGCTAGCTGAAATTGGCAAAGTGCGTGCAGGGGTTGCAGCAGCTGCTCTCGGTACCGTTCGTCTCGCTCCAAGAGgctaagtgcttcgatggcCGTTTCCAAGGTACTGAGACAACCGTCTGTTGGCTGGGTTCGTATGATGTAGTTGCTCGTACCGGAAGATATAAGTTTTACCTGCCGCATTCCGTGCAGTGCAGTGGAGCAGGTGTAGATAGCTTTTGCCTGTGGCCACGTTCCATCGATAAGGATCAAATTGTAGGGTCCTTCGCTCGGGTCAATTTGTTCAATCGGAACCGAATGAGCACTGGGATAAAGAAGTAACGATCGTTTATCGGCCAGAATGGACTCCAACTCGTGATCGTGGCGAGGGAACTTTTTGCCTTTGTAAATCAGACATTTGCCGGGTGCCAAGCCTACTGAAAGCATGGGGGCAGTTCGTAAAgatcgtttttcttccgcaGGATGTTGCAGCAGAACAATGCGACCACCGGGAATTAGTAGTTGTGAAGGCAACGCTGAGCACCAGCAGACGGCCACAGGGCGGCTGTAAAAATTGCACGTGGCTTTTGTAAGTGCATAACATAGTAATTTCAGCATTCATACCAGCACTTAGAACACATGGGACGCATTTTTGGAGGGTCTGCTGGTATATTGGCTAAATCTTCCCATGCTGCGGTCTCTAAAAGAGCCTCACTCATCGTTCTTATAGAATATAAACTAACGTTAATCgatatttgtttaacaaaaCACTATCCGTAATGGTCATCGAGGAAGTAAGACTGTCTTTAAcacaaaagtaaacaattcTGTTTATGATGAGCTTGCAATGACAGCTTAACCGAAGGTGACTAGAGCGAAGCAATACTTTCAAGTTGAGAAGAAAGTGTTGCTTCATTCCAGCCACCTTGTGCAGTAGATCAAAATTAGAGTTGTAtaattccgattcagattcatgaatgtgaATGACTCTTTGATGCATTTGTGAGATTCATGAGTCCCACAGATTGATTTATGTTTGCTGAACAGAAAAGTAAGgtccaaaaatgcaaaaacggGTAGTGACCATTTTTAATTCTTCGCTTGATATACGACAATGAAAGAATTCGtaagattcatcaatgtttttaGCTTCGAaccccaaaagattcatgaatcagtCTGAAAGAGTCTTGGGTGATTGATTCATAATATTTACCATATGACCAAGctcataaaaacaaaaccttacaTGCCCGAGGGGTTGAAAATTGCCAGTTTATTTACAACTCAACACAATTTACAGCTCGAAATGGAAGGATTTTACAggacaaaatattttttgcatGTAAGATTCTTGGCACTATATAGGAACTTTCGTTGCTATACGAGTTGTTAAATGGAACAAATTCAAATGTGGCATGTATTTAATTAAGAAAAATCCTTAACAATCTTCTTCTTTAGCGAGAATTTACACTATTACGAATCAAGTTTCCTGGGTCTTCGCAAGCTAAACTAGTTATGCAGACCTCTAAGGAGTTATAACTTTATAAAGACCGGCAACTAACcacaaatcaatcaatttattAAGTTTCCAAATATTGTTATCACATGTTGGATTATGGATGAAAATCATATTAGTGGATCAACGTAGAGTAACACAAACAGAATAACGTTTATAAGAGTTCGATGATTTATTCACTTCAAGGTAGTTTATTTGATGAAAGTTTTACATATAGTAAATGCTTGAAGCATGTACGAAAAAtcgttttttatgtttctgctTCTGCAATTACGTTGGAGTaggttttccacattttcacaCAATCCAAACAGTAACGTGATGGGCAAAACGGAAATCTCACTAACGTCGGTGTCTACGGGAATGTAGCGGAATTTGTACTTGAATCAGATAAATGGTAATTTCCCTTGAACCATAGAGTTCCGGGTAATTCGCCAACAGTACAACTGAGACAATGAGAAGCGGCTCCGACGGCTCGTGCAAGTATTGTAGCGAAAATAGAGCGTAGTGCCATGATAATGCCATTATTACTTGTTTCAGGTATGAAGCGGAAAACTGGAACCTAGGCAAGCGCCGGTAAAGTTCAATGCAATTGGTGAAAACGTTTGCCGTCAGTGCTATGTAGTAGGCCTCTCTGTTATTTGGTGATGAAACAAATGCAGCAAGCGCATACGCGATGGTTAGTGCACGGAAAATCAATTGCGCTTTCAGTGCCAGCACATCTCTTTGCCATTGTTCCAGCTGCTGATTGAACACCGGTTGCTGCTCCCGAACGGACATTCTGTTGAACACACAAGATTACTATTTGTTCGATATCTCCGTCTTCTCCTTAACGCTCGGTTACACAGACTGGTTTATTCTAACGTGTTTCGATAGACTAATGTGTTGcaattttcttagaatttcgtGTCAAGCCCGTAGTATGAACCAGAATTGTGTTTCTTTGGTGGTGTTTGAACAGCTATGgcacatttcatttcaatttctgggaaatttcgaaaaagttgACGTTCGGATCAGAAACGCTATCCCAAACGCAATGTCGAGTCGGCGCGAACGCATACTTTAAATGCGCGGTTCTTCCATCATTCAAATTTGCCgttgaatggaaatggaaaaaatcaataaaataaaaacctgtACACCTCTACCTAATATACTACCTTCTAGTTAACACATCTTCCACACATGGCACAATTCTTCACCGGCACCATTTGTCCAGTCATCTCGGGAACGCTTGGTCCTGTTAAATGTAACGATCGCATGGTAAGTAAGATACACGTAACATTCTGTATAATTCTGATTCATTTTGGaccttttttaaatgaaactgGCTTCTAGATAGTTTACGATACGCCGTCGTATCGAGTTCCGAGCACCGGTTATCTCAGATGCCTTTCCAACTGCATGAACTTGCTGTACTCACAGAACCACGGCTTTCGCGCCGGATGTTCGCATCCGTACAGCTcgttaaaatgaaaatctcAACTCAAATCGGATACCACCAATTACAagttaaaacaacaataaccACCCAAGTAATAACCACCTAAGTAATTTACATACATTTAtaagattttattatttattcaattcggaatagtttcatattttagcttttttgtaattttgtaAGGATTTACAGTTACAatgatacaaataaaaatagtttcggGTTCTGCGTATACTTTCATTGCTGCAGAATTCTTAATTACTTGTAGTTTGCTCTAACGATCGCCATAAAAGAACGCGAGAACAATAAACACATACCTAGTTACAAGTTTCGCTCAGTGTTTTTGCGATCGTATCGAACGCGtagctttccttccttccaagTGATACTTATTATATCTTGAATTCGGTTACTTAAGTTACAGTACTTTATTAACTTATCGTAGGTTTCCGTTGCAATTTTTAGGACAATCCATCGATTTGTTGAATCATAATTCCATCgtatgtttcattttgaataAGTTTAAATCTGTTTCTGCCCTTGTATCTTAAGTAGTATCGCCCCACTGTTTCGTTGTTTCCGCTCGGCGGTTTAACATCGTCTGGATGTCTAAGGTCCAAAGGGTTATTTAGGGCCATGTATACTTTTCTCACCTCATCATGCTTATTGTTCTCTTGTGCTCATCGATGTTATCTGCTGTCGTTGATTGCTCAATTATCTAATTTGCAGTTAGTTAGTAAGATAGTTTATGATCCTGGAAAATGTCTCCTAGTGATTGTATCCCTCCGTACGTGAAGCACATCCATTTACATATATTCTCATACTCACAACATATGAGAAATCTGTAATTCACATCCGTACTCTATTAATTTAGCCATGTCCTCACGTTTTTTAAAGGATAttattacaatatttttctctctGGCGAAAAAGAtattaatttacatttacatttaaacaTCGTATGCCAACATTTGTCTTTTAAGAGCTGGATAAAAAAGTTACAAACTCGTAGAGGGAATGTTAAAGGTGAACTTTTGTCATtggatttcattttaaaaaaaattaagaaacgtCAATAAATCCGTTTTGTAGAATCATCTTGCCACATTGGTTTATCACAGTTGTATGTAGGAAATTAAACATGAAAGTGCTCAACCAACTATCCATATTAAGTATTAAAATGTTGTAATCTCTCCCGGGATGCAGTAAATAAATTGATCAGCCCAACTGTACAACGCAAAAACAAGGGGAAAATGGCTTGGTAAACTTAAACTGTTCAGAGAAACGATACGATGGTCTCACATGGACggtcattttaatttaattatttcccATCTATATATAAACTTTGCCCTCCCCTGGGATATCCTTAAACTTAAACATCTGTTTATGCGTTAATCCAACGCGATTGAATGGATTCCTTTCAATCAGTTGCATTCGCGAATAAGTTACTGGTTCTAAACGGTGGATACTGTTGCAATGATTGCTTACTACCGGCAAGATTTAAACTCAAACCAACTCAGtacttttcttcaaattttaaGGTTCCTGTAAGAACGAATGAATCTTCTTTAGCCTTTCCAAATCTTAATTCCTTTTGTAGCCATACGCAGTGTTTCTTGTGATCCTTCAATCTTGCAGCTTTTAAGGTTTGTTTAAATGCAACAGTTAAGAAAATCTCTCGTGGAGAAAGTTCCGATTGATCGTTACAAAAATATCCTTcatgaaaattaatattttgtaCTGTACGCGAAAACCAAATTTATGTGTAAGCAGCTATTTTTATCGATTGATTCTTCAACTAATCGAATCTCTGAATGCTGCAAAGTAGTGTGAATGCAGACGATATTTTTACCGACGATAATTATACTTGACCTCATAGCCTCTGGCTTTTCGAACAGGTTACTTCTACCGATTGATCGGCTGAATAGATATTTACAGTAGGATTTACAGGAGAAACAACTTGGAATGGATCGTAGGAAACTGGATGTTCTCTGTGTGTGGTTGGGCTTGCGGAGGGTTTTCGCATTCTTCGTTCTTAGATGATCCAACCGATCGAACCGGACGGTTCTCCGGAAGGAACACTGTCGCCGTATTAGCCCTTGTCCTTCCCGCCCGGCCCGACGGTAACGCCGAGCAGATGCTCGCCCGCCATCAGTCCACCAGCAGGCTGGTGCGCATAGTTGCGGATCTGGTGCAGGGAGATGAGCTGGTTCGGGAACGCGTTCGATGGGCTCTGGTTGATGCCGGCTTTCTGGTTCTGGAAGCTGATGGCATCGTACAGATAGGACGGCCGCTGGGCTGCTGCAagctgatgatggtgctggAGGCTGTTCAGGTGCGGCGGCATCGCGTTGATGGGTGTGAACGCCGAGTTGGTGTTCGCCTTCGCTATGCTGCTGGTGTCGTAGCTGCTGGCCATCGGAGTCGAGGCCGGTGGGATCGCGAGGTTACCATTCATAGTGCCGGTACCGTTGTGTTGCTggggctgttgttgttgttgttgtggacCTGTCGCCTGTTGGACAGATGGACCACCCGCACCCGGCGTGTTTCCATTGGGTTGGGAGGAACCGACACTGTTGTCCGGTTGTCCTCGGGCAGATCCTACTACACCTCCGACAAGCTCATCGACTGTGTCGTCTCGCTGGTGGTGCGTCACGTTGAGATCCGGGTTGTTGCCATTCGGTTGGGGATTTGGTGGTCCATTACCGGCACTACCGTTGCTGCCACTCCCCTGGCTGCCGTTCGGGGTTAGACTGAACTCGTGGTGATTGTTCTGCTGGTTGATGACGTCGTTGATTGTGGCAGCAGCCGTATCTGGGCTCACCTTCGGCCAGTAAGCGCTGTCCCCTGTCAGCGGCGTCGACCCGACGACACCGGCCGGTGGTTGGCCATTGGACGCACTGTTACTATTGCTGCTGCTTCCCGATGAACTGCTTCCGGGGGTAGTGGCGCTCAGGTTCACCGTGCTATTGCTGCTGCGCGTTCCGATCGGTGGCCGCTTGTCCGTTCGCTCGGCATGTTTCTGCATGTGCTTCGACAGGTAGGTCTCCTGCGTGTACGACTTGCCACAGTACTGGCAGATGTGCGTCTTCAGGTGCTTCGATTCCTTGTGCTTCGGGATGTGCTCCAGCAGGGATGGCTCATCGGCGAAACACTTGTAGCACGAGTTGCACTTGAACGGTTTGTCCGTCTGGTGGCAGCGCGAGTGCGACTGCAGGTTCGAGAGCTGCGAGAACGCCTTCAGGCAGCCAGAGTGGCGACATTTGTACGGCTTGTCGCCGGTGTGCGTCCGGATGTGTTGCTGCAGGTGCGAGAGCTGCGTGAACTTGCGCTGGCAGATCTCGCACCGGTACGGCTTGATGCCGAGGTGGATGCGCGTGTGCTGCGAAAGATAGCTCGAATTGGCGAACGCCTTATTGCACTGCGAACATTTATAGGGCTTCGCTTCGCGCATATGGATCTGGGTGTGCAGCTGAAGATCGGCCTTGGAGGTGAAGATCTGGAACGGATAAGGAAAAATCGGTCTTTTAAATTCGAGTTGAAAGAGAAATTGGAGTACAGACGATAATAATGAAGAGTTTTTGTAGCTACTTCGACAATTTGGTGTCTTGTATAAAATTTGTATTGTATTTATAAATGTTGAGAAATACTGTTTTGGTTACCTGGAGAAAGGCCAAATAATCTCTAAGAAAGGCCACTTTATAGGTAACTTGTTATGCCTCTTTTGCATATTACATCGTCATACGATATCCAATaagcagtttaaaaaaattactatAATTCATTAGCAACTTGAATTGAATATCCATATAGCTTATATGGATCATAAGACCAATCTTCAGACGCATCATTATTCGTATGTGTTGAAAACCCATATCGCAAAAACTATCCGAATAATTAAATGTCTtgctatttttatatttataaaaaaaagattgatatTATGGACATTAGTTAGATTGAGTTAGATAACTCAAATGtaaatgttcttttatttccatcgCTTGTTATTACGCATACAATTATTTCGAGAGTTTTGATAATAGCAAAGACAGATGTCATCtttaatgtttcaaatatttattaaaatttaatttttaggTTAATATCTCAAATCTATAAATCTGCAAAtataaatatgaattttaattaaaatggttTAGATGTATTTGGTTTTCGATATTTTCGCCAAAACTTAatactttttttccaaaactagTTATTTGATAATGAGCCGTGATAGCGATATTGATGTCGTATGAGTTTTTGTGGTAGTATTACATTTGTAATTGAAAACCACGATATTCACAGATATCATCATAACGGGA
This window harbors:
- the LOC131288380 gene encoding synaptotagmin-4, which gives rise to MGDHGPDMNTLETDYVVLISVVPAVLGLTAAAILAVTACFCARRFRRQNKKTNHEASSLPFQPPRPPKAVRSPSGQPPQYLKKSPSPTSVKPLPGHLPAQSPTEQATVVTTTTTSVVPPTKYTEENELIPKNAQLEPKSPDVSEMGDPVTAELNGDGTEHGKLGAIVFKLRFLADRSALVVSVVRCRGLPGKNHGSGAAELSPMPAGTLCNGSANGKQTATDPYVKLQLLPDKQHKVKTRVLRNTRNPVYDEDFTFYGLTLTELAGMSLHFVVLSFDRYSRDDVIGEVVCPLSGIDLQQIENQQVALSREIQPRSLKIRAQGRGELLISLCWQPAAARLTVVLLKARNLPRMDVTGLADPYVKIYLLYNGQRIAKKKTHVKKRTLSPVFNESFAFDIPTTEGAGASLDGVSLELMLLDWDRVTKNEVIGRLELGGPRSNGSALNHWKEVCNSPRRQIADWHKLRE
- the LOC131287327 gene encoding tRNA-uridine aminocarboxypropyltransferase 2, giving the protein MSEALLETAAWEDLANIPADPPKMRPMCSKCCRPVAVCWCSALPSQLLIPGGRIVLLQHPAEEKRSLRTAPMLSVGLAPGKCLIYKGKKFPRHDHELESILADKRSLLLYPSAHSVPIEQIDPSEGPYNLILIDGTWPQAKAIYTCSTALHGMRQVKLISSGTSNYIIRTQPTDGCLSTLETAIEALSLLERDERYREQLLQPLHALCQFQLANGAVTHQSKEFLIRHNQYPKLIGRRLNRLLKRADNFKDEHDTESDDKVRPSS